CCTCTGATTTTTATTCTAGATATTTTTCTTCAACTTCAATAGAAGATTTGATCATTGATGATGTAGATGTTTTTTGGCAGCAAACAGATGCAGAAGTACAGATATTAGACCTAAAAGGAAATGTTCTAATGGATTCCATTGGAGTATCTTTTCCTAATGTTGTAATGTCAGATGATGTTGTAAAGTCTTTAAAAGGTGAAAAGGGAACTTGGGTTGGGAATGTAGACTATGATACTTCTCCTGTAATGGCTGTATCATATCCACTCATGTCAGAAGGAAAGATAATAGGTATCATACGATTTATAACTTCTCTTAGGGAAACCAATAGAACTATTAAAAGCATAGCTATAATTTTTATTTGGATTGGGGTTATAGTTATATTTATTTCTGGATTCATGAGTATTTTTCTAGCAAATACCATTGTTAAACCCTTAAAAGAAGTGACAGATGTAGCTCAAAAAATGGCCAATGGGCAATTAAAGGTGAGAAGCGAGAAAAAGTTTGATGATGAAATAGGAAAACTTTCAGATACGTTGAATTTCATGGCAGAAGAACTAATAAAAAAAGAAGAATTAAAAAATGATTTCATATCTTCCATATCTCATGAGCTTAGAACACCTTTGACTTCCATTAAGGGGTGGGCTATAACTTTGAAATCAGAAGAATTGGATAATCCATTAATAAAAGATGGATTAGATATTATTGAAAAAGAAAGCGATAGG
This window of the Sporanaerobacter acetigenes DSM 13106 genome carries:
- a CDS encoding sensor histidine kinase, which gives rise to MLVIFITVVILEVFLINAVKHYYYESVEALLSNQIMFSSDFYSRYFSSTSIEDLIIDDVDVFWQQTDAEVQILDLKGNVLMDSIGVSFPNVVMSDDVVKSLKGEKGTWVGNVDYDTSPVMAVSYPLMSEGKIIGIIRFITSLRETNRTIKSIAIIFIWIGVIVIFISGFMSIFLANTIVKPLKEVTDVAQKMANGQLKVRSEKKFDDEIGKLSDTLNFMAEELIKKEELKNDFISSISHELRTPLTSIKGWAITLKSEELDNPLIKDGLDIIEKESDRLTSMVEELLDFSRFVSGRIKLNKEEVDIGKIMSQITKQLTPRSNLKDINIELSISEELPRIIADENRIKQVFINLIDNALKFTPEGGKIIFSGESKDNMILVCVEDNGCGIPKEDLPYVMEKFYKGKNTKSHSGLGLSISDEIVKLHGGYIKIESEVDVGTKVCVFLPVEEERI